CTTCAAGCATTTTCTGGAAGTGTTCGGCCTGTATCTTGTTTGTCCTGCTGTATGCTCTGATAGCTTTCGAGACAAGTTTACAAAGAATCTGGAACTTGGTGAACGGCATTTTTATTTCATCGACCTCTTTAGCAAATGAGTCGCTGAAAATATTTTCTTCAACACCTTCATTCATTACTCGTTCCACACCGCTTGCAAGAATTGCCTCCTGAACCATCTGTTCCACGTGCCTGTTCATGCTTTCCGTATCATGCTCTGTGGTGGTCATTTTGTTCACGTATGAGCTGATACCCATGAAGCATTGGCTCCATGTTACTTCTTCATCTGTCAGAATGCCGGCTGGGTTACAGATATTATAAGCAGAGCGCAGGCGTTTGACATGTTCTTTGAAAAGTTTGAGGAAGGAAACCTCTCCTTTCCGTTCAACACTGTTGGCAAGGATATATTCCGCCGCTTCCTGAATAAACTGAAGTCGGGCAAGGTCATTGTTCTCGAAAAAACGGTCAAATACCAATCCTAACAATCGCTCTTGCAAAAGTTGCAGTTCGTTCTGCAACACTTCATGTGCAACCTCCAAATCTTCCCGAGGTCCGACTTCACCGCCATATTTTTTCATGGCTTTTTTCATCTCTTCGCGAATGCCGATGTAGTCGATGATAAAGCCATACTCTTTTGTGCCGAATTTACGGTTTACACGAGAAATGGTCTGAATGAGCGTATGTTTCGATAACGGTTTGTAGTTGTAGAGCATCGTCAGGCAAGGCACATCGAATCCAGTAATCCACATATCCACATTGATGGAGATATGAAAATTTGATTTTTCCGATTTGAACTCAGTATCAAGGAATTTACGATATTCCTTGTCTCCAAGAAGATTGTAAAGTTCCTTTTCATCATCCTTATCTCTGGTCATGACCATATTGACAAAAGCGATGTCGCTGAGTTTTTCCTTTTCGTCTGCAGTCAATATAAGTTCATTCAATGCTTTTTTCTTCTCAAACCAGTCAGTCTGCATCTCTCGCATGATTTTATACAACCTAAATGCTATTTTGCGGTCGGCACAAGTTATCATAGCCTTTTGCAGACGATCTGTTGCCTCAGTCCGACGCTTATAATCTTCGATAATGTCTTTGGCAACACGATGCAGGACATCTTCATCACCGATAATCACCTCCATACTTGACATGGCGGCCTTGCTCTTGGCAATATCCTCCGGCGTTGCCCCTTCGTCTGCACATAGGCGATAATACTCTTCTACTTTCTCTGCCTGTTCTTTATTGAGGAATACACGAGCTAATCGAGGATCATATTTGATTGGGACAGTGATGCCGTCATCCTCCGACTCCTTCATCGTATATTGATCTACAACCTTCCCAAATACATGTACAGTTTCGTCAATGGGTGTTCCTGTAAAACCTACATATGTAGCGTTCGGCAATGCATCCCGCAGATATTTGGCAAAGCCGTATGTGATTTTCGCTCCTATCTTGTCGGCTTCTCCTTCGGTTTGGATGGATAGTTTAGAACCTATATTGTTTTGGGAGCGATGCGCTTCATCACTTAGGCAAATGACATTGGAACGTTCTGTCAGCAATCCTGTAGTCTCTGCGAATTTCTGAATCGTGGTAATATAGACCCCGCCAGTCTTGCGCATACTCATCTCTTCTGCAAGTTCCTTTCTTGTTTCAAAGACTTTTACAGCTTCGTCTTCAAGATATTGTTTCGAACGGCAGAATAGTTTCCCGGTCTGTGTCTCCAAATCCTCCCTGTCTACTATGATGAGAATAGTAGGGCTACCCAGTTGCTTTCTGCATCGCAAAGCCAATTGGCGGGCAAGGAACAGCATGGTATATGTTTTTCCACACCCTGTGGCTCCGAAATATGTACCGCCTTTACCATCACCTCCAACAGAACGCAAATGATTCAGGATATGGTCCCGCAGTTTGCGTGTAGCAAAGAACTGCGGATAACGGCATACGATTTCAGTCGTGTCGTCTTCTTTTGTAGGATCGGGAAAATAGACATAATCCTGTAATATCTCCATTATGCGTTCTGGAGAAAGTGCTCCGCGAATAAGTGTACGAAGTGTGTCAAGTCCCTTTCCGGCTTTGTCCTCATTTTCAATCTTTTTCCATTCGTAGAAAAATTCAAATGGCGTGTATGTCGTACCCAAAGCGTTTTTTGCACCATCACTGATGACTGCCAATGCGCAATATTTCAGCAATGCCGGAATATCCCGCATATAGCGTGTGCAAATCTGTGTATGGGCATCGCGTATGGTGGCATCCTGCTTGGTCGGATTTTTCAATTCGATAATGCAGACGGGTATGCCGTTTACAAAAAGCATAATGTCAGGGCGACGGTTCTCACGACCTTGTTCCATAACAAACTGATTGACACAACGGAAAATATTATGGTCTGGATGTTCGAAGTCGATATATTCCAGACGAAACGGATTATCCCGACCGTCGCTATATGCAAAGTCATAACCGTCACGATAGAGCAAAAAGGCATTCCGGAGAGCGTAATAGGCATTCTGTCCGCCAGTATTGCGCAGGTTAGCAACGATACTGTCTACCTCTGAGGTGGTTAAATTCTTGTCTTTGTATTGAACGGCGAGAAAATTCCTTAAATCCTCTTCGATAAGCGGGTCGGTATATTTCCTGTGAATGTCATCACCAAATGTATATTGCCAATGTGCTTCGCGGAAAATCTCGATAGTTGCTTCCTCGAATTGACTTTCATAATATTTCCCTTTGTTTGCCATAATCGCTGCTATTTAAGAATGTATGACATATTGAAGCAATGCTGGGCACACCTCACGAGAAGACCTGTCTGCTTCCTCTGCTATCTGCTTCGATTCATTTGCGCAGTTATAGATATTGACGATTGCACGTTGCAGTTCAATAGAAAGTTTCGGTATTTCAATGTCAATAAACCTATTCCAATCTAAATTTGCTCTTACACTTGAATCGCTGTAAAACCAGCCTAATCTATCCATTTCCGGATTTTTGAATATCATCATAAAATACTCTGGAAGAATTGGTTCATTTTCATCGAGAGTAAAAGTTGTATATGCAGGCGATATTAGAGCAGGAAAATCTTTATCATATAATGCTATACGAATACATTTATCCCTACCAGTCTGCATACCACTAAATGCAAACTCCCCTTTTTTTATAACCTTATATTTGTTTGTATTTATAGTATCCATTGAGGCGATTGTCGGCATAAATACTTTATTGTTATTCAATCCCAAAACATCATAGGGATAGCCTTCTTTGTTTGTCGCATCTACAACTTTTATGGCATTACCAATGCGATATTTATCTGCATTATTCTTTTTCGCCTTTTGAATATAGCTTTGGCAGACTTGCATAAGCGGAGCCGCCTTAGCCTCGTTTTGTTCTTTGATCTCTCTAAATGCTTTCCATACATTCACCACTTTCTGTTGTTCGTCAGGAGACGGTAGAGGTATCATCATTCTACACAATTCAATCCATGTAAAGACTTCTGTAGAAGACCCCCATGAATTAAAGCAGGCATATCTATCCCATTCATCTCTATTAAAATAAAGATATAGATAAATTGGTAACAATTTTTCTTTTCGAACAATCTTAAACGCTATATTATTCCAACTTATCAGAAACGCTTTATTGGTGTTATTCAACCCTAATCCTATTCGTTTTCCATGAGTCCTTGGATTAAAGATAAACTCATCAGGAGCAACTATTTTGAATTTTGACAAATCATTTCCATCTAGATTAGCTTTAGTTGAAATAACCTCCTTTGTTATAGTCATTCCCATAACATCTGAAGTGCCATATTTCAGAGATGTATTTCTCTCATCACACTGTTCGATATAATCTCCCAGCCGAACCCATTTTACATTACTCGCTCCCATATCACTCCTCCATTCCGTGTTGTTCCAAGAAGAAACGTTTTTGCTGTTCTATCTCCCTGCTCAACTCTTCTTCCGTTGGCATATAGGCCATATATTTGGCTGCAAAAAGTTGCTCGCCACCGTTAAGGACAGAGTATTTTGCCATTACCTTGTCGGTCTCGGTACAGAGCAGTATACCTATTGTCGGGTCATCATTCTCATCTTTTACAAGGTCGTCATACATTCGTACATACATATCCAATTGCCCCACATCTGCGTGCGTCAGAGGATGTGTTTTCAATTCAAACAGCACATAACGTTTGAGCTTGATGTTATAGAACACGAGGTCAATGTAAAAATCGCCTGTGTCTGTTGATATATGTTTCTGCCTGTCGACAAAAGCGAAACCGCGCCCCAATTCCATGATAAATTGTTGCAGATGATCTATTAAGGCTTGCTCCAACTCGCTCTCGTCATATTTGCTCTCCTTGCGGAAGCCTAAAAACTCGGCAACCACCGGACTCTTTATATACTCCAATGGATCATTGGCTTCAATATCGGGGGATGGCAATGCCAGCCCTTCCCTTACACAAGCCATACGGCGGCCATAGTATTGTGTACCGATGTTTCGATTGAGTGTCCTTACACTCCACATCTGTTTCGATGCCTCTTTTACATACCACTCTCTGGCCTTAGAGTCTGCAACCTGTATAATCGAGCGGAAGTGCGACCATGTCAGATTGTGAACACGCGTGTTCACAATCTCCAAATCATTAAAACACAGGTAAAATTGGCGAAAGTAATCCAGATTTCGCTTGCTGAACGTATTGCCGTATTTAGGCATCAGCTGTTCTGCCAATGTTTTAATCAACCGGGTGCCATACTGCGCACGAACTTCTCCATACTGTTCTTCTTCCACTATTCGCCGCCCAATGTGCCAATAGGTAAGTACAGCAATCCGATTAGCTGCCGCATATGCCTGTTGACGGCCTTGCTCGATGATACTCCGAATATCAGAAACCAGTTTATCAGTTGTCATACCATGTTGCAGCTTATTCTTTTCCATAACCTAAAACTTTGAAAGCGTTTATAAGTTCCGTCTCGTTTGCATCCCATCTTTTCTTCAATTCATCAAATTTACAACTCATTTCGGAAAGGGCAGACTTATAGTCTATTTCCGTATCACGGTCTATAAATTCAATGTATCTGGATGGCACGAGAGAATATCCCTTTTCTTGAATTTCGTTACGATGTGCAGCATAGTATAATTCCGGCTCTGCATACTCTGCAAAATTCTCGGTTTGCCAATCGAGGTATATTTGACGCACTCTGTCTATTTCTGTTTCCGACAAGCGAACGTATTTCTTTTCGTATATGTTATTGTTCCATGTCCGCAAGTCAATGAAAAGAATTTCACCTGTACGGTTGCGAATTTGTCTGCCATGCCATGGACCGCCTTTCTTGTTATTGTTCAAAATCCAAAGGGTGACGGATATATCGGTAGAATAGAACATGTTTCGCGGCAAAACGATAATGGCTTCTACTTTGTCGCTTTCAATTAGCTGTTTACGTATTTCCTGTGTATCGCTATCATCCAAAGCGCCATTGGCAAGCAGGAATCCTGCTACTCCACGACCGACATTTAACTTATTAAGGATATGCAGAATCCACGCATAGTTGGCATTGCTGGTAGGAGGAACTCCATAACCTTTCCAACGAGGATCAGTCTCAAAACCTCCGTATTCGGCATATTTTTTTAAATTGAACGGCGGATTAGCCATGATGTAATCAAACTTGAGTTCCTTATGCTGGTCATCGGAGAAAGTGGAGACGGCTCTATCACCCAAATGGTAAGAGATGCCTCGGATAGCCAGATTCATCTTTGCAAGGCGATAGGTTGCCGGTTCTGATTCCTGACCATACACATTAACAGCTTTCGTGTTTCCGCCGTGAGCCTCTATGAACTTTGCAGCCTGAACAAACATACCTCCGGAACCACAGCAAGGGTCATAGACCGTCCCATCAAAAGGTTCAATAAGAGAGGCGATAAGCTCTACGATAGAATGTGGCGTATAAAATTCTCCTTCCTCTTTGTCTGCGTTGATGGAAAAAGCCTGTAAGAAATACTCATATACACGTCCTATGAGGTCGTGGTCATTAAATTTTTGGGGATCTATCTTGTTTATTTCATCCACTACGCTTTTCAAAACTCCCGGTTCAAGGGCTGTTTTCGTGAAAATCTGCTGCGGAAGAGCATTTTTCAATTTAGGTTCGTTGTCGTCCAAAGCCTTTATAGCCGTATCGAAAGCGATAGCCATACCAGTTGGCGAGGTAAGAATCAACTTATCCCAAAATGTTTCATCTGTCAGGAAAAACACGCCGTCCTGCATATATTGGTTGGGGCGCGAAAGTTGCAGTTCAATGAAATCCGTATCATTAATGCCCTGCACTTCTACTATTTCATGCCTGATTTTCTCCTTTTGCTGTTTGAACCGTTCTCCTATGAATTTCAGGAATACAAGGGTCAACAGCAAGTCGCGTTTATCTGTCATGGCTGCACGCCCACGCAGACTGTTACGACAGTTGAAAAGTATCGTTTCAAGGGTCTCTTCCTTTACCGGTTTATTCTGTTTCTTAGCCATTTTACTATTTAATCAATTCAGTATTCAACTTAAAAGCATTTGCATCAATTCCCATTTGATAAATCTTAATGTTAGGATTTAACTTTCGTGCACCGCTTATTATTTTTGATTTCTCATCTGTACTCATATTGATTCCCAAATAGACAGACTCAAAACATTCTCCTCCGATTTTAGAAAAAGCTCGTACTTCCTTCCAATCAATCGGACCTTTATCATCATTCTGGCCCGGTAATAATGCCATATATGTGGGACTAGGGTCTAAAATAAATAACCTGACCTCTTGTTCATGCTCCCAAGCCTTTGCCTTTGTGGATAACTGATAATGGAAAAAATCTTTTGCATCCTTGAAATAATCAGGCTTCTCTACAATATCCTTGTATTGCACCTCCACCTCAGAACAACCAATCATGATTCCGCCATACATGCGAGAAAGATATTTTCTAACTTTCTCCATATCCAAACCGATGCAGATACCTTTATGCTTGCTATAATAGCTCCACATCAAGATTGAATCATATATTTTGGAAAGGCTATATATCCACACCTCTTCTCTGGTTCTACGAAATGGATCTCTTCTCAATTCTTCGATTATTTCCGGAGTCCATCCTCCACACGCTTCTTTCGGAACATTGGAGAAATCAATTAACGATGGATGGCAATCAAATGGATCGTTCAACTGCGTAGCATTGGTAAATTGAAGATTACTATAATGTAGCATCATCAATCCACCAGTAAAATCAAGATATTTATATAATTTGGCTGCTCCCATAAAGTCTATTATTCCGTCCTCAATAAGTCATCCACAGTTACACCCAAAACTTTGGATATTTGAATTAGCGTCTCAACATTGGGCTGTGTTGTATTGGTAACCCATTTGGAGATTATGGCAGGATCTTTATCCAATTGTTCCGAGAGCCATTTATTGCTTTTATTTTTCTCTGCGAGAACGACTTTGATTCGGTTCAGTAATTTACGTTCCATATTCGTATATCTATCCAATATGACTACAAAGATAGCAATTGTTTAGGAATATATTTGATTTAACAGGTTATATATTGCGGAAAAAGTACAAAAAAGTGACTAAAACATCAATTTTAGCCACTCAAGTTTATGACATCTACTCTTTAGGGGGATGATAAACTCTATTTTTACCCTAAATTAGGAACGATTATTTTTGAATATTATATCTTTTATGGGAACTATATGGTATCAAATCTATAAGAGAAGATATATAATGACTACATATCAGATTGATACAAATCGCACTTCGATTAAAGCGTGGAACTACATGCTATTTTGTTTCCGAAGGTCCTGAGAAAACCCGAACATACAAAACAGACAGTAGACCCCACGCATATACGTGAGAAACCACTGCGCCATTCTTGTATGTTCTCAAAATTTCTCAGGTTTTCAGAAACAAGAATAAAACACAACGCTTCCAATTGCTATTTCACATTGAAGTAAATCGCTATTTACATCGTCAAGCAAAGATATATTTTTCCTCTTACAAGCTTACTATTTTAATATTAGTTTAAAAAATTCACACATCCGGTTCATTGATAAATAGCAATAAAAGTAGTAAATTTATAGTGTAGTGTCCAATTATAACATTTACAATCCTTTTACCGATAACAAAATTACTGAAATTTATTGTTTGGCAGATGATTTCTTTGAATTTTTTGACTTCTTGAAACAAGGATACTCATTATCTACAGTTAGTCCGTCAAATAAACGTCGTTATTATCGTACTCCAAAGATATCCACAGAGGTCGTGACAATACACATTACGTTCCATGTTTCGGGTTACAGATGTATGAAGCATTAATACATCGATGGAATTCAATTAATCACAAAGCTTAAAAGTAAAATAAAAGAAGCATTAATGGGTATTTCAGACAGAGTATTATTGATAAAAAGAGCTATCATTGAAACCATTAATAATGAACTAATGAATATTGCACAAATTGAGTCTTCAAGGCACAGAGCTTCCTATAACTTTGTCGTAAACTTATTAAGTGGAATTGCAGGCATACCGCTTCTTCCCAAAGAAAACAACTATCAACTTGGAGAAAGCGGTTGATAGGCAGCTTACTTTTTTATATATAGAAAGTATCAATTCAACCCGGACAAAACTTTCAATCCGCCGGAACTTGTCCGGATATGCCCTGAGTGATTTATACGTTTCCAGTATTCCAATCTGGTCACATTTCACTCGGTTGTTTTATCGACTTGATTGGGAATACATTCTACGGAATCTCATCTTATTTTTGCACATGCAACGAAGCTGCTATGAAGCTTATGCAAACGAGAGAAGTCAACGTATCCTTTATACATGATATAGAAGCTTCCCTTTTTCATAGCTCAACTCATCCAGTATGTTTACGTCATGTACTTTAACATGGATTATCAATACGATTCCGGTATGAAAGCCTTTACTCATACAGTGTATGAAGTTCAATACCTTCTTTGTGTTTTCTAAATTCCTCCCACAAAAAAACATTCAGACAAAAGTCTATGGTGGAAAAATCAAAGGCATAAACATTAGCGTCTGCTTTCACATCTAAATAATTTTTATAGTAGCTAATACGAACTTTCGCAATAAAGTTATAGGCAAGTCCTTCATAAATACGATAATCTCTATTCCGGTTTACTTCCCCCAGATTGGTACGAGTGACTGTTGAGCTAAGTCCCAAGTTATAGAAATTGTTCTTGTATACTTCAAGACTGAGCCTAAGATCACGTATACTGTCACCGGCTGTTAGTTGTCCCAAGATCATGTACTGCAATTCCAACAAGCATTTTGATTTTCTTATTCTCCGGATACGCCTCTACCAAGCGATCAAAGATACGACAGGGAAGAAAATTTGTAAGTTAAGCGAAGATATCTTTTCCTTGATTATTGTTTTAATTTTTGGACAAAGCTAAAACAACTTTTCAATTCAAGCCATCACACTCAAAAAAGATACAGAGCTATACGATTATCAAAGATCTTAAAGAACAATATTTAATTTAAAGTGCGCACTAATGATTCAGAATATAAAATACGGATGTACAAAAATCCCCTGCAACCGAAAACAATTGTTGCAGGGGATCTCTGTAGAAATAATACCGATATTCAATCACGGTATTTATGCCCGAATGTAAAATTTATACCAAAGTTTACATTAAATTTTGCCTGGTTGATAGGAATAAAATAATAACGGGAAGGAGCATATTTCGTTACAATATAATCGCTTCCTATAAAGAAATTGAATCCTTTAGGACACAAATTAAGCAAAACGCCGAAAGAATGCCCCTTATTGGATAACGAACCGTTCACTGCCGCGTGAAACCATTTAGACGGACGGAAATTGGCTGAAGCCATAACCTCGGTCCAGACGCTAGGCGCACCAAAACGGGTAGAAGACAAAAGACCGAAAGATATTTTATTATTCAATAATCCGTATTCGGCTGCTATGTTCATAGTAGTCCTCAATGATTTAGTCTGACTTCCTTCTCCTTTTTTGCGGAATTTATATAACGCTTTCAAATCATCTTCCAATCTATCTTTCTCATCATCAAATGCATTATCGCCATTGTCTTTATCTTCGGCACCTATATGCTGGAAACCATCAAAGACGAAAGGTTCCGGGGTAGCATTCATCTCGGTAGCATTACTCCAGGAAATAAAACCTATATCCAGCAACGAAGCCGATAAAGTAAGATTATCCAGTAAACGATAAGTAGCACCCAAGTCTAAACCGAACCCTGCACCGTCCAGTCCTATTTTATATTCGTCGAACGGTTCATTATCAAAATCTATCTCATTATTTTCGGTATAATTGAATCTGAGACCTTTCGATGTATTGAAATACCCCCGGTTGGTTATCATCCAGCGATCCTGCGACATGCGTATATCCATACGGTCTATATTCATATCGGCGTAACCAAGCCCCAAAAGGATTTTTACTTTTGCTCCTACATTCAGGCGGTCATTAATAGGACGGGCATGCCCTAATGCGATCTCGCCGTAAGCTGAAATCTGTTCCCGTAAATTTTTTATACTGTATATCTGATTAGGATTATTCTCCTGTCCTTGCTTCAAAAAAGCCAGCAAATCGTAAGGAACATTCGTCGCAGAATACCCTTTAGCACTTATACTAAATGTATTCGAACCGCCCCAGGCATTAAAACCAAAACTGATAAGAGCCACATCAAAAGCAGCTTCTATACTGTTATTCGTATTCAGTTTTCCTAAAAACTCCTTTGTACCTACAGAACTATGCAGGAATGTAGCCAGTTCATTTCCACGAGGGTATAAGAACGTTCCGAAACCGACATTCGAATTCAACATAATATTAAAATTACCTAATACAGGAAATCCCACATATCCCGACGGACTCATAAACGCCGGATTAAGCTGATGTCGATAAGGCATATTTTCAAGGAAATAAGAAGAATGCAGTGTCTGGGCCATACCGGCTAAAGCTCCGCAAATCATGCATACGGATATACATCCGATCTTTGCTATTTTTTTCATATAATATTAGTATCTATCTTTATTTTACTTCTTGTTTTTCTTGTCTCATTCTATCGTAACCGTAACTCCTTCAGGTACACGAGCTTTCATTCTTACCTGAACAAATTGCTCCGGTTTCAGCGCTACGGCACCTTCGGTATGTCCCGAATTACCCTTTATCACCAACATAAGTTTATCCAATTTGGATAATGCACCTTCCTTGCTTTCCTTAATCCTTATATCCAAATTAGAAGTTTTAATGGAACCATCCATATTTCCGGCTGCAACATGGAACGGGCCGTTTACCAGAACTCCTTCCAGTTCTTTGCCATCCGTATCGCAAGGAACAATATTCAACTCAAGATTCAAAGGAACACTATTATCGGCTTCTCCTATAACTTCAAGAGAACGTATGCCGTCTATAATATCTTCCAGGTCACTCTGAAGATCGGATATAGAATCGGTATATTCGATATGAAGCTTATCACCGAATTCAAACGGTACACGGATATCATAATCGATACTCATCTTGTACTCTTTCTCAAGAGCTATCTTATGTACATAATTTTGGGATGCTTCGTCTTTTTGTACAGCATGCGTATTCTCTGCGACCAGTTTAATGGATGTAGGTACACGATTAAGCAAGTCGGTAAGATTGTCGACTACCACTTCCTGATATCCGTCGGAAACCACATCGTGTTTCTTATTCGTGACCAAAATCTTCGTAATGACATTTCCGCTGGCATCCGCTGGCTGGATAATTATAGGAATTGAAATAGGTTTGGTCAGCATAGGATTACCAGATTCATCAATCGACTGTAAAGTAATATTAGTAGCAATAGGAACTTCGACAGGATTATCCACGTTCAAATCCAGCACTATATTTTGCACGTCAAGATTGGTATTCGGTTTCTTCAAAAAATCGGGGATAGATCCCAGATCAATATCTTGCGGGTCTATATTTATCTCAGGATCGACACCACCATCGATAGAAGCGATCTCCAGTTTATCGGTTATATCAAATACGGGCCTGAAATTTATCGTTCCCATGCCGCTGCTTGCCTGAACATCATTGGAATAAAGCTCCCCTTTTACGACAATATCTTCATTGATATCGACAAACTGTTCATTACCTTCTTTCTTCAAAGGAACATTTACCAGCGACTTTATAGTCAGGACTTTTTCAAAAGGACGATTTTTCGAGAAACTTTGATTATCGATGGTCAATACATTATTTTTGTCTATATCCTTATCCGCTTCAAATTCCAGCACTTTAGGGAACGAGATTTTCATTTTTCTGAAAAATACGTCCTGCAGGCCTGCAGGCCAGTTAGGAATATCCAGTTTTAACCAGGCCAATACCGGTCTTTTCAGATGTACACGGTCAATACGAACCAAGTCATTAGGTACGGATTGGTGTACATTTGCTTTAGTAGTATTCTCAATATCCGCAGATAATGTGCCAAAAATCACATCGACATCACTTACTTCAAACATAGTAGCGGGAACAAGAAATTTTATATTTTTATTTCTTATATCATCTAATACTGTAGAGTTTACAACCTGATCGGCATGAAATACTATAGTTGAGGGACTCGTCGTTACCTGGTCTCTCAAAACTATAACACGGTTGTCATTAATCGTTTCTCTGGATAAATCGACTTTCGCCAGTTTCAATTTGTGCCCATTTATCAATTCTGATAAAGTTATTTTGAGCTGATTACCCGGCAAAGTAGGACTAAACGTATAGCGATCGGGGAAAGTAATTACCAAATTATCGACATTATAATTGGCTGCCAATTGAGGATCTTCCATTTTTAATGTAAGATAGCTCTCTTTAAACATAACATCATTAATCGTTTTAATATCTTGGGGTATTCCCTCTACATTAACATTTATATTGATATTCGCTTCTGCCAGATCACTATGAATCTCATTTATAATTACATCTGCATTTCTGAAAACAAGGTTTGCACTGGTATGAAAAGCCGGACCGTTTCCTCCGCTTATAGAACCGCCATTACTTGATATACTCAAATGGGCCGTATATAAAATCTTATCATTATATTTTCCATTCTCAAAATTTCCTTTCAAGGATTTCAAATATACCGAAACCTTTAATTGCCCATCTTTA
This portion of the Barnesiella propionica genome encodes:
- a CDS encoding DUF5723 family protein; this encodes MKKIAKIGCISVCMICGALAGMAQTLHSSYFLENMPYRHQLNPAFMSPSGYVGFPVLGNFNIMLNSNVGFGTFLYPRGNELATFLHSSVGTKEFLGKLNTNNSIEAAFDVALISFGFNAWGGSNTFSISAKGYSATNVPYDLLAFLKQGQENNPNQIYSIKNLREQISAYGEIALGHARPINDRLNVGAKVKILLGLGYADMNIDRMDIRMSQDRWMITNRGYFNTSKGLRFNYTENNEIDFDNEPFDEYKIGLDGAGFGLDLGATYRLLDNLTLSASLLDIGFISWSNATEMNATPEPFVFDGFQHIGAEDKDNGDNAFDDEKDRLEDDLKALYKFRKKGEGSQTKSLRTTMNIAAEYGLLNNKISFGLLSSTRFGAPSVWTEVMASANFRPSKWFHAAVNGSLSNKGHSFGVLLNLCPKGFNFFIGSDYIVTKYAPSRYYFIPINQAKFNVNFGINFTFGHKYRD
- a CDS encoding helix-turn-helix transcriptional regulator; this encodes MERKLLNRIKVVLAEKNKSNKWLSEQLDKDPAIISKWVTNTTQPNVETLIQISKVLGVTVDDLLRTE